One window from the genome of Gadus morhua chromosome 16, gadMor3.0, whole genome shotgun sequence encodes:
- the LOC115561767 gene encoding uncharacterized protein LOC115561767, with protein MEAQSDLLLEEEDTVEEDSDCNDSNDPDYVPLFRVCKGRSLNTGFILEECPSVTMEDTVHDTGDDTDQDDHEEDLSVLEQEQETQHLPQKKQRRQPNRSEITVEVEEDIIGKPASIAYHDCLRQLCEFVALPIDSCNGKDPITQKQCQAKGPFEINIKSRVTAAVIEWLCPQGHIVWRWSSQPTLKFGSQLGDFLMATNILLTGNNYTKVKMLFNFMNMGMINERYFAGIQDNYCVDTIKAFWNARRAKVIANVKTLGPTVALGDGRMDSPGFCAQYCTYTAMDNATRQIINVVNVDKRETSRKSTNMEKVAFIETLDTLKQDLDVIEFCTDAHSQISALFNKNKGLYKDSGVKHTLDMWHGAKNLGKKIHAAGLQKGCSLLLVWKKDICNHFWYCCKAANTVEDFWDMWTGLLHHVTGEHQWGLGGCYHGPLEENGNKELIPKGSTAHRKITELIMDERWSKTIPKYLTFRSTGALECFHAHLLMYASKRIAFVPPVYAARTLLAALDYNEHCSRPYYVKADGKYSYHKMYNKKSGGFCLYIKKVKKSYEYIKDRQCAILRCKLDQLAAGRGMPRKRAMRPDDPRRLGTLSGVPAPSTEQILETQRSRGRGEPLPQK; from the exons ATGGAGGCGCAATCAGATTTGCTgttggaagaggaggacacTGTAGAGGAAGACTCTGACTGCAATGACAGCAACGACCCAGATTACGTGCCACTTTTTCGTGTGTG CAAAGGCAGATCTCTGAATACTGGGTTCATCCTTGAAGAATGTCCATCAGTCACCATGGAAGACACTGTGCATGACACGGGAGACGACACAGATCAAGATGATCATGAAGAAGATCTCTCTGTGCtggagcaagagcaagagacaCAACATCTTCCCCAAAAAAAGCAAAGAAGGCAACCAAATAGATCAGAGATAACTGTTGAGGTGGAAGAGGATATAATTGGCAAACCGGCTTCTATTGCTTACCATGACTGTCTGAGGCAGCTTTGTGAGTTTGTTGCTTTGCCAATAGATTCTTGTAATGGGAAGGACCCCATCACCCAAAAACAATGTCAGGCAAAAGGACCTTTTGAGATTAACATCAAGTCAAGGGTCACAGCTGCCGTCATTGAATGG CTGTGTCCTCAAGGTCATATCGTGTGGCGGTGGTCTTCCCAACCAACTTTAAAATTTGGCAGTCAGTTAGGAGACTTTCTAATGGCCACCAACATTTTGCTCACAGGCAACAACTACACAAAGGTGAAAATGCTTTTCAACTTCATGAATATGGGGATGATCAATGAGAGATACTTTGCGGGCATCCAAGACAACTACTGTGTGGACACTATAAAGGCGTTCTGGAATGCGAGAAGAGCCAAAGTGATTGCCAATGTGAAGACATTAGGACCAACTGTTGCTCTCG GAGATGGAAGGATGGACAGTCCAGGATTCTGCGCCCAGTACTGTACGTACACTGCCATGGACAATGCCACAAGACAAATAATCAACGTGGTGAATGTGGACAAGCGTGAGACTTCGCGGAAATCGACCAACATGGAGAAGGTGGCCTTTATAGAGACATTAGACACGCTGAAGCAAGATCTTGATGTCATTGAGTTCTGCACTGATGCACACAGCCAAATATCGGCCCTATTCA ACAAAAACAAAGGGCTGTACAAGGACAGTGGCGTCAAGCACACGCTGGACATGTGGCACGGAGCCAAGAATCTTGGCAAAAAAATCCATGCT GCCGGCCTCCAAAAAGGCTGTTCACTATTACTTGTCTGGAAGAAGGATATCTGCAACCACTTTTGGTACTGCTGCAAGGCAGCAAATACAGTGGAGGATTTCTGG GACATGTGGACAGGATTGCTACACCATGTCACCGGAGAACACCAGTGGGGACTTGGCGGCTGTTACCATGGCCCATTGGAGGAAAATGGCAACAAGGAGCTTATTCCAAAGGGAAGCACTGCACACCGCAAAATCACAGAACTGATCATGGATGAGAGGTGGTCAAAGACGATTCCAAAGTACTTGACCTTTAG ATCCACTGGTGCCCTGGAGTGTTTCCATGCACACCTTCTGATGTACGCATCAAAACGAATCGCCTTCGTACCACCTGTGTATGCGGCCCGAACACTTTTAGCTGCCCTCGACTACAATGAACACTGCAGCCGACCCTACTATGTGAAGGCAGATGGCAAATACAG CTACCACAAAATGTACAACAAAAAAAGCGGTGGCTTCTGTCTGTACATAAAGAAGGTCAAGAAGAGTTATGAGTACATAAAAGACCGCCAGTGTGCCATCCTACGCTGCAAGTTGGACCAGTTGGCGGCAGGGAGGGGCATGCCTCGGAAAAGAGCGATGAGACCAGATGACCCCCGACGACTTGGGACTCTCAGTGGTGTCCCTGCACCATCAACGGAACAAATTTTGGAGACTCAACGCAGCAGAGGTCGTG GTGAACCACTCCCGCAAAAGTAG
- the LOC115561768 gene encoding uncharacterized protein LOC115561768 — MESDSEAPDDSVVDPDYSIEVYTEEDDIDIDDDDDDDSPGEDTSRKKARTESGGRGNHGRGMKGRGRGFPQHKKKPNTSGQQVVEAEETSRGARKRTGPSRGSRGRGRGGRGVTQGGEDCDEERPGTSRDVPSRARRRARGRRGRGPAVLTHDDLLRVQQFQQERIAAEQARIQALDITQSHELLLTCLERDPSMLFDLMAHSQVQDDSQIIRTPGQPEWCVCGRCRQMIRDIEKVCCRQTLENCISVLPHMDAFILQPGVLRMARRIWNDSRALDDAQTPGESHRQFRFSAYRQYIIWQYGQLGQGHRVVIPSCCVWRIRETYPDPNGIYKGFIPSRNGMDEE, encoded by the exons ATGGAATCGGATTCAGAAGCACCG GACGACAGTGTAGTAGATCCTGACTACAGCATTGAAGTTTACACAGAGGAAgatgatattgatattgatgacgatgatgatgacgattcTCCAGGCGAAGACACCTCAAGGAAGAAAGCAAGGACTGAAAGTGGAGGCAGAGGAAACCATGGCAGGGGAATGAAAGGCAGGGGCCGTGGTTTtccacaacacaaaaaaaaaccaaacacatcAGGCCAACAAGTTGTGGAGGCAGAGGAAACGAGCAGAGGAGCCAGAAAAAGAACAGGCCCTTCTAGAGGCAGCCGAGGCAGAGGCAGGGGGGGCCGTGGTGTGACACAGGGTGGAGAGGACTGtgatgaggagagaccaggaACCAGCAGAGATGTTCCTAGCAGAGCAAGAAGAAGAGCAAGAGGTCGCCGGGGACGTGGACCTGCTGTTCTTACTCATGATGATCTACTAAGAGTTCAGCAATTTCAGCAGGAGAGGATTGCCGCTGAGCAG GCTAGAATTCAAGCTCTAGACATCACACAGTCTCATGAGCTGCTTCTGACCTGCCTGGAAAGGGACCCAAGCAtgctgtttgacctgatggCACACTCACAGGTTCAGGATGATTCCCAAATTATTCGAACACCCGGGCAACCAGAGTGGTGTGTCTGTGGCAGATGCAGGCAGATGATTAGAGACATTGAGAAGGTGTGCTGCCGACAAACGCTGGAAAATTGCATCTCTGTCCTGCCTCACATGGATGCCTTCATCTTGCAGCCGGGGGTCCTCCGCATGGCTAGACGCATCTGGAATGACTCCCGAGCATTAGATGATGCACAAACACCGGGGGAAAGCCACAGGCAGTTCCGCTTTTCTGCATATAGACAGTATATAATTTGGCAGTATGGTCAACTTGGACAAGGCCACAGAGTTGTCATACCAAGTTGCTGTGTTTGGAGAATACGGGAAACATACCCAGACCCCAATGGGATCTACAAAGGTTTTATCCCTAGCCGAAATGGTATGGATGAGGAATAG